A genomic region of Zea mays cultivar B73 chromosome 6, Zm-B73-REFERENCE-NAM-5.0, whole genome shotgun sequence contains the following coding sequences:
- the LOC100283502 gene encoding nodulin-like protein, translating to MDTTSKKAYGVAVVIQLIYTGMYVVSKAAFDHGMSTYVFIFYRQAAATALLLPIAIVLERKNAPPMSFRLFLKLFFYALLGNTLSMNLYNISLKYTSATVASATSNSVPVVTFFLAVLLRLEVVRLRSPSGMAKAAGVALCLAGVLTIALYTGPSMSPVNHHRAFAAHQQHPHPHADGGGGGKGTWIKGTFLMLLSNTTWSLWIVLQASLLKEYPNKLLSTLVQCALSTAQSFLLAVAVERDPAAWKLQLDVGLLAVAYSGLVVTGVSFYLQAWCIEKRGPVFLAMSNPLGLLLTIFCSSFFLGEIVRLGSLLGSGLLVGGLYSVLWGKSKDHLHQEHQDDEEKQQQQPSAAGGDNQKQLKEQFAMEPSSPLRHQSG from the exons ATGGACACCACCAGCAAGAAAGCCTACGGGGTTGCCGTCGTCATACAGCTCATCTACACCGGCATGTACGTCGTCTCCAAGGCGGCATTCGACCATGGCATGAGCACCtacgtgttcatcttctaccgcCAGGCGGCCGCCACTGCGCTGTTGCTCCCCATAGCCATTGTGCTTGAAAG GAAGAATGCACCACCCATGTCATTCAGGCTGTTTTTGAAGCTGTTCTTCTATGCATTGCTTGG CAACACATTGAGCATGAATCTGTACAACATAAGCCTCAAGTACACCTCTGCAACAGTGGCATCGGCAACGAGCAACTCTGTCCCTGTGGTCACCTTCTTCCTGGCAGTCCTGTTAAG GCTGGAAGTGGTTCGGCTGAGAAGCCCGTCAGGCATGGCGAAGGCGGCGGGCGTGGCGCTGTGCCTGGCCGGGGTCCTGACCATCGCGCTGTACACTGGGCCGTCGATGAGCCCGGTGAACCACCACCGCGCCTTCGCGGCGCACCAGCAGCACCCCCATCCCCATGccgatggcggcggcggcggcaaggggacGTGGATCAAGGGCACGTTCCTGATGCTGCTGTCCAACACGACGTGGTCCCTCTGGATCGTGCTGCAGGCGTCGCTgctcaaggagtaccccaacaagctgCTGTCCACGCTGGTGCAGTGCGCGCTCAGCACCGCCCAGTCCTTCCTCCTCGCCGTCGCCGTCGAGCGGGACCCCGCCGCCTGGAAGCTGCAGCTCGACGTCGGCCTCCTCGCCGTCGCCTACTCC GGTCTGGTGGTGACGGGCGTGTCGTTCTACCTGCAGGCGTGGTGCATCGAGAAGCGCGGGCCCGTGTTCCTGGCCATGTCCAACCCGCTGGGCCTGCTGCTCACCATCTTCTGCTCCTCCTTCTTCCTCGGCGAGATCGTGCGCCTGGGCAGCCTCCTCGGCAGCGGCCTCCTCGTCGGAGGGCTCTACAGCGTCCTCTGGGGCAAGAGCAAGGACCACCTCCACCAGGAGCATCAAGACGACGAAgagaagcagcagcagcagccgagcGCAGCAGGCGGAGACAACCAGAAGCAGCTCAAGGAGCAGTTCGCAATGGAGCCATCATCGCCACTGCGCCATCAGTCCGGATGA